GCACAATTTCCATTCGTAAGGTAAGTATATTACCCTTTGCTGGAATCAGACTAAACGGCTTTCTGGTTCTTGACCAACAGCAGGACACCCTCTTTTACACAGAAAAGGTAAGAGCAGGTGTAGACAGGTTTTCGATTAGACACAAACACTTATACCTGAGAGAAGTGGATTTTGTCGAACCGGTTATCAACCTGTATCAGCACCAGGACCGAATGAATTTCTCCTTTCTGCTTGATTCATTGGGTGGGGAAAAGAAGGACAGTGCCATATGGAAATATTCCATCGGCGCCGTGTCTATAACTAATGGGGAAGTAGATATTTCTCACAGTATTTTTAAAAATCCAGAGCTATCTATAGATAAACTGTCTTTTAGCGGTCTCAACCTAAAAATCAAACGCACTTCTGGACCTGACGAGCCACCGGCATTCAATGTATCTCACTTCTCTCTCCACGAAGCTTCCGGACTGGATCTCGAGGCCTTTGAAAGTAAAGGTTATATCAAGGAGGACAGAATTGTAATAGACAACCTGGCTTTTCGTACTGCGGCTTCGATATTCGACTTTGAGGCTATCGAACTTCCTTTCGGAAACACAGAGGTCTCAGGTTATGATGTCCCTTTTAGTGGAAAAATCAATAATATCACAATCTCCCCGGAAGAAATACATACATACTATCCTAAATTTCCTCTGATAGAAAGTCCCCTGTCACTGTCGGGAACCATTTTCGGTTCTCTCGACAATCTTAAGGGACGTAATATCACTGCTTCATTTGGCAATAACACATCATTCAGTACTTCATTCGACATCACAGGTTTGTCCAACTTCAATGAGGTGTTTATCTACATGGACATAGAGGCATTCGACACAACCATACCTGACCTGGAGCTGCTTATTAAGGGGAGTGAACCGACACTGCCCGAGTCCTTCAGGCAATTGGAAACCATCCATTACTCAGGTAATATTACCGGCTTTATCAACAACCTTGTTGCCTATGGATCCTTCACATCCAACCTGGGTGAGCTGAGCACCGACCTTGGAATTAAACTGGACAAAGATGGCAATGTATTATTTGGAGGACTGTTAAGCACAAAAGACTTCGAACTGGGCCGGATGCTTAATGCAGATCCTGCTCTGGGCAAGATATCTCTTGACATGGAGGTAAGTGGATCTCGTTCTTCGGAAACCGACTACTTTGTTATACTTGACGGTACTGTTGAAGAGCTGGAGCTCAACAATTACGATTATCAAAACATTGCCGTACAAGGTCTGTTGACCAATCAGAAGTTTGATGGAAACATCAGATTATCGGACCCCAACGGTTCGCTTAATTTCATGGGTAAGGTGGATATGTCAGGTAATGTCCCGCACTTTGACTTTATGGCGTTGATTGCCAATGCACAGCTCGACAGGCTCAATCTGGCACCCAAACTGGAAGGCAGTGTATTGTCTGTATTAATTGAGACAAACTTCAGTGGTGACAACCTTGACGATCTCATCGGTGAAATATCTATATCAGATGGACTGCTTTACACCCCAAACTCATCAATCGACTTCGACTCAATACATATAAGAGCCGAAAGATACGGAGAATCAAAACATTTAAGTCTCCGGTCTGTCTTTGCTGATGCTGATATAGTCGGGCATTATATGTTCAGAAACCTCAAGGGGACAATTACCGGTTTTGTTGACAACTATCTTCCATCTTTTATCGACAACAATACCAGAAAGAGAGGCTCAACAAACGATTTCGGTTTTGATATAAGACTGAAGCAGGTAAGTAACCTTGCTGCCATATTTGTTCCTGAGCTCAATATTTCGGATCAGGGATACATAAAGGGACACTTCAGCACCTCACCTCCAAATCTAGATCTTGAGGTGGGCCTAGGTCACATTAACTACAAGAATATAAGCAGCTACGGTTTTGAAGCAAAAGGACAGGCCAACGGCAACAATGTTTTGTCAATGACAAGCAATGCCGAGTTGGTTAGCATTGGCAAGTTAATAGAACTACCCAACTTTTCAGTGTACCAGACTGCCGCTTCAGACACCCTTACCACAAATATATTCTGGAACAACTGGGATATGGTAAACAATAGTGGGGCACTTTACACAGTTACCGAGTTTGGCACTGACGAACATGGGCATCTTGCTGTCACTGTAGGCCTTGAACCATCTTCAGTAATGATAGCAGACAGTGTATGGAATATCAATAAGGCCAGTGTACGTTTTCACGACAACGGCCTCATTGTAGAAGGTCTCAAGATAGAAAATAGCAGCGAGCATATTGCATTAAACGGAACCCTTGACAAGGATGAAGCTGACGGGCTCAATCTTGAGTTTAGCAACCTCAGGATGGACCGACTCTTTGGCAGGGGCAAACAGGGTCGAATCACCTTCGGAGGAGAAATTGACGGACATATCAGAGTCAGTGAATACTACCGTGATCCATTGCTGTCGGCCAACGTCACTATCAATGATTTTGTGTTTAACAACGAGAGGTATGGTACTTTCGGAATAAACAGCTGGTGGAACAAAGAAACTGAAACCATCGAGATACTTGCCCAACTCATAGATAATGGAGAAGACCGCCTCCACGGCTATGGCGAATTCAACCCTGAGAAACGCCATCTGGACCTTAGCATGGACCTAAACAGGTTCAGCATATCCTTTTTGGATCCCTTCATTAACAAGGTATTGCAAGATATGAAGGGCTACGCTTCAGGAAAGATGTATTTCAAAGGCCCTCTGTCACAGGCCTACCTTACCGGTAAGATAAAGGTTGATGACGGATCCTTTGGTGTGGATATGCTGAAGACAAATTATCATATCAGTGATTCGGTCAGCTTCTATCCAAATGAAATAAGATTCAGGGATATGACTCTGACTGACCGAAACAACCGTAAGGGCAAGTTCAAAGGATCTATATTCCACAATGGTCACTACAAGGATATGGTATTCAACCTCAGGGTTGAATCCAACAATATGGAGCTGCTAAATACCAAACATGCAGACAATGAATATTATTACGGGAATATTTTTGGTAACGGATATATGACAGTTACCGGAAACACAGATAATGTAACTCTCACCATCAACGGAACCACTACCGGTAATTCCCGGTTCTTTATACCAATTCAGTCACAGGAAACAGCAACAGAAACCAATTTCATCCGATTCAGGAGCAAGGCTAACGGTAGCAATCTTCAAATCCAGGAAGATCCAGGAATGGATTATAAGGTTGACCTTTCAGGTGCTACAATCAACATGAATATAGAGGTCACACCAGATGCTGAGGTGCAGATTATCTTCGATGAGCGTATTGGTGACATACTGAGAAGCAAGGGTAACGGAAACCTGCAGATAATGATCAATAGGCAGGGCAACATACGCTTTTATGGTGATTATATTATAGAAGAAGGAGATTACCTGTTCTCACTCCAAAACCTGATTAATAAACGCTTTACAATCAATCAGGGGGGAACTGTAAAATGGCAGGGAGACCCCTATAATGCAGATATTGACATTACAGCTGTATATAAACTACGAGCTTCGCTGGCCGACTTGCTTGATCCAGTATCAGGGGCTATATCGGGCTCCTCAGATGTTCAGCGCAGGGTGCAGATACACACCAACCTCATGCTCAGTGGAATGCTTCAACAACCTTCAGTAAGATTCGGTCTTGAAATGCCTACACTTGACGAAAGCCTTGAGTCTCTGGTTCTGGGATATATTACATCTGATGAAGAACTCAACAGGCAGGTATTATCTCTACTTGTTCTCAACAGGTTCTATCCACCAGAACATATGAGGGTTGACAATAACTCAGGCATCAGGTCTGAAAGCGCAGCTCTCGTCACTACTACTGAGATGCTTTCGTCACAGATATCAAGATGGATAAATACCCTTACAAGTGATGTGGATGTTGGTGTAGCCTACCGTCCAGGCGATAATATAACAAGTGACGAGTTTGAAGTTGCAGCCTCTACCCAGATGTTTAACAACCGCGTTACAATCAATGGAAATGTCGGTTATGGAAAGTATTACACAAATACCGGTAAGATGGTCGGTGACTTTGATGTGGATGTTAAACTCAATCCGGTTGGAACACTCAGAGCCAGAGCTTATACACGTTCTAATGAGGATCTTATTTACGAAACCTCACCCACCACTCAGGGAATTGGCCTATCTTACAAAGAGGAGTTCAACAGTATTAAAGAGCTCTGGCTGAAGTACAAACGGCTCTTCACAAACAGAAGGAAAGACTCTGACAATGAAGGAGATTAACCATCATTGTCATTTATTGCATGTTCATGTAAAATAAGACTATACTGGTAAAAATTCGATTGATTATCCTGAGCAAATAAATGATCTTTGAGTTATTGCTGTAAAGATATAGTAGTGTCAGGATCAATTTACCCCAGAAGATGAAGGAATTTTTACTCAAGGTCTTTAACGATAGGATAATCTCACCATGGTGGATACTACTGATAGACATGATGCTGGTATCAAATGCCTTCGTTATTTCATATGTCATCAGGTTGAACGTAATGTTGCCTTCCTACTCAGTATGGGAGTTTGTCAGAGGTGGAGCATATGTGATTTTCGTATATGCTATAGTCTTCTACCTTTTCGGCATACATAGAGGAGTAATCAGACACACCAACTTTTCGGAGTTACGTATGCTCTCAATTGCATGTACCACAACCCTGGTATTATTACTTGGCCTCCATTTTATTGCCGGACTTATCAACCCCGAATTTGCTATGGTACCCCGTCTGGTACTGGTATTGCATTTTGTTCTTGTAGTGTTCTTCTGCTTTGGCTTCAGGCTTGTAGTGCGTGAAACCTATTCATATCTCACAACCAGCAAAGGTTCAGTGATGACTGTTATCTACGGTACAGGCGACCTGGCTCTTATAACACATGAAGCAATTCGCAATGACAAAGAGAGTCAGTATCATGTTGCAGCCTTTGTAGATGAAGAACCTTCCAAGTGGAACAT
The genomic region above belongs to Xiashengella succiniciproducens and contains:
- a CDS encoding translocation/assembly module TamB domain-containing protein, which gives rise to MLATALVLVGLPVLSSLVLMIPAVQTSIVRIVTNRLSEDLNSTISIRKVSILPFAGIRLNGFLVLDQQQDTLFYTEKVRAGVDRFSIRHKHLYLREVDFVEPVINLYQHQDRMNFSFLLDSLGGEKKDSAIWKYSIGAVSITNGEVDISHSIFKNPELSIDKLSFSGLNLKIKRTSGPDEPPAFNVSHFSLHEASGLDLEAFESKGYIKEDRIVIDNLAFRTAASIFDFEAIELPFGNTEVSGYDVPFSGKINNITISPEEIHTYYPKFPLIESPLSLSGTIFGSLDNLKGRNITASFGNNTSFSTSFDITGLSNFNEVFIYMDIEAFDTTIPDLELLIKGSEPTLPESFRQLETIHYSGNITGFINNLVAYGSFTSNLGELSTDLGIKLDKDGNVLFGGLLSTKDFELGRMLNADPALGKISLDMEVSGSRSSETDYFVILDGTVEELELNNYDYQNIAVQGLLTNQKFDGNIRLSDPNGSLNFMGKVDMSGNVPHFDFMALIANAQLDRLNLAPKLEGSVLSVLIETNFSGDNLDDLIGEISISDGLLYTPNSSIDFDSIHIRAERYGESKHLSLRSVFADADIVGHYMFRNLKGTITGFVDNYLPSFIDNNTRKRGSTNDFGFDIRLKQVSNLAAIFVPELNISDQGYIKGHFSTSPPNLDLEVGLGHINYKNISSYGFEAKGQANGNNVLSMTSNAELVSIGKLIELPNFSVYQTAASDTLTTNIFWNNWDMVNNSGALYTVTEFGTDEHGHLAVTVGLEPSSVMIADSVWNINKASVRFHDNGLIVEGLKIENSSEHIALNGTLDKDEADGLNLEFSNLRMDRLFGRGKQGRITFGGEIDGHIRVSEYYRDPLLSANVTINDFVFNNERYGTFGINSWWNKETETIEILAQLIDNGEDRLHGYGEFNPEKRHLDLSMDLNRFSISFLDPFINKVLQDMKGYASGKMYFKGPLSQAYLTGKIKVDDGSFGVDMLKTNYHISDSVSFYPNEIRFRDMTLTDRNNRKGKFKGSIFHNGHYKDMVFNLRVESNNMELLNTKHADNEYYYGNIFGNGYMTVTGNTDNVTLTINGTTTGNSRFFIPIQSQETATETNFIRFRSKANGSNLQIQEDPGMDYKVDLSGATINMNIEVTPDAEVQIIFDERIGDILRSKGNGNLQIMINRQGNIRFYGDYIIEEGDYLFSLQNLINKRFTINQGGTVKWQGDPYNADIDITAVYKLRASLADLLDPVSGAISGSSDVQRRVQIHTNLMLSGMLQQPSVRFGLEMPTLDESLESLVLGYITSDEELNRQVLSLLVLNRFYPPEHMRVDNNSGIRSESAALVTTTEMLSSQISRWINTLTSDVDVGVAYRPGDNITSDEFEVAASTQMFNNRVTINGNVGYGKYYTNTGKMVGDFDVDVKLNPVGTLRARAYTRSNEDLIYETSPTTQGIGLSYKEEFNSIKELWLKYKRLFTNRRKDSDNEGD